Within Vigna unguiculata cultivar IT97K-499-35 chromosome 2, ASM411807v1, whole genome shotgun sequence, the genomic segment ctcctaattatataggttcacaatttcttatttttaaatgctgaaatgttgttcaataatatttgaatagtttgaatgtttaattaatttgattgtcaagttatatacgttgatactttaatctttaactataatctttatagtaaattattcGATCAAATTgtcttatgattttttttttttaaattagcatgacaaaagtttgtaatttttttatttatattttgttgaataatatgacaaaaaatatgtaatattagcCATGTTTTCTTGGACTATACAGACACtttcttgaaaataattaatcatatattggtggtgagcatgatgaagatattgattattgattttattatgattGTAATCTCATGgattgcttaaaaaattatttaaatatatgaatacttaaaaataaatacataaaaaattatttttatgtgggttggtgagtcaaTCCACTTAATCCATCAACTCGTGATGGGTTGAACTGAGTTATAAAATTTCTAACTCCCTTTAAAATGAGTCGGATtaggttcactcattttcaaccccacttgtggtgagccaacccattaACTCACTTTCACATgtctaatttttaaaagttatataaaatgataatggattaatatgataaaaatttaCGCCAACCTTTAatgtctattaatttttttaattatatcctttgtaataattttttctataaccATATTGTTTAGTTATTTAATATCGAAGGtcattaattattactattatttattaataagatTGAAATAAATATCTTTGATCATTTACTTACATTAATTTCCTTTATGAGGAATGAAGTCAAGAAAATATAGTGGTAGAATGAAGTTTGAATttcttaatgatttttttatgtcGAATCTTCAAAATACACtcatgataattaattttaaaattttaaaatatattaaaactatcTTTAAAgtactatttttaatatttaaagtaaaaagaaaactcAGAAAAATCGAACTTGGTAAGATATGTTTTTCTAATGAGGTTTTTCTTGCACAAGAATATACGTTTCAATTTCAatctttaattacatttttaaacaatttgtCCATCACCGTTGAACCAATAATATTCTTGTACTAaatgacaattttttaattttttgtaagacCTACTTAAACAATTTATCAGGTAAAAAAATTAGctaatataattattactattttgaATTTACATATACGTTTCAAAATTACTTCCaaattcgtattttattttttaaatgcttctatattttatcattaatatacttattagtttaatttgatTGGCCACACGTCTTAACTGCTAAGGTAAATTCCCAATATAATTTTTCAAGACGAAACAGAGTTCAACCATAAACAGCTAAAACATTAATGAATATAGTTGTctgttgaaataaaaaaagattcataattaagaatattttagtGAAAACAATTAATGTAGAAGACATTCTAAATTGGGTCTCACGGAAAGGATGAAGCCTAACCTCTATTTTAAGTATTAAAGAATGGTGTTTTATCATAATACGCCAAGTGATTAATTCGGatagaatatatttttggtataagatatatattttttatttaaacttagaGTAGAGTTATCAAAACGGATAACCCGGCTCGACTCGACCCATCatgggttgatgatttagtgagtcaactCAACTCGGTTCATTTTTTAacgagtcaaaaaaatttgaacctgGTCCGACCCACTACGGGttgacgggttaaacgggttgactcATGAGTTcacctaattaaaaaaaaatacattttttttattttcagtcaaaactaaattataattctaatgaaaatctaaataaactttaatacaatccaaatacaaactaaaataaaaaaatacaaattatttaagtgtttgttaaaaaaaacaacctaatatgacccaaatgtaaaactcaacgtaataaaaaacatttgtgTGACCTCTTTATCTGCGGGTTTGTGAGCCAacttggctcaccacgagttcAACCCGAATGAGTCGGGTTCTAGATGAGCCGGATCAAAAATTAAcacgtattaaaatttgtaaaaagattTTAACCCAATCCAACTCAAACCCGTGGTGAACCAGATTGACTCGTGAATTCCAATTCATTTTTATAGCTCTAATTTAGAGTGCATTGTTATTATTACTGATATATTTAAACGTTATGAGATGAAGTGAATAATTTTGGAGTCATAAATTTTGAGTAGAAAAATGTGTATATGAGTTGTGTTGTGTTGATTGACACAGAAAGCCACACCATGCCAAAGAAAGTTAATTGCAAAGAGCCATTGGTGAGAGGAaagtcaatgttttttttttaatttataattaaaataaataaaaaaaaccactgATTCTTATGCACACGCGTCTTTATCACAACACACGAAACCGGTTTTCTGTTTTTGCCTCACTCTCACTCTTCTTCTATCTATGGGCCATTTTTTCAGGATTTCATCATCGCACACTCTTAAGTGCCCAAACACAGAACAACCAACATAACTCTCCACTACTACTACTACTCTTCAATTCAATTTCTCTTCATTCacgattttctctttcttctgcCATTATTGTTAGGAATCCGAATTCAGGGACCAGTTTTGGTTTTACTCTCTCTAGCCACCCCTCGTTTATTTGTGATGTGTTTGGGAAATAATGGCGCTCACAGACACCAACGCAAAATAAATTGAAAGGTAGCGAAAAGAAGGAGCAAAAATACAAACAACCCTTCTTGTTTCTGATGTGTGATGCATGCACCTCTGGTCCCTTGATCATGACCACTGAGACTCCCTTTGCATGTCGTTTCTCACTCCCCTTTTGATTCTATTACCTCAGACGGAGCAATAGAGGGCGACAAAGCCGGGGAAAAAGTCACCATTttcattcactttttttttttttttcctttatcttcTCCCCAAATTTTCTTCACTGGTTTAGGAATGAATTTAACACTGCTAGTAGTATAATCTGTAAACAAGAGGCTTCAGGGTtcacagagagagagagaaagaagagttTTTTCATTGAAACTTGTTGCCAATTTCTGGCTTCTGACTCTGCAAACGAAAGTGAATTTATTTGGCTGCAGTTTTGCACATGTGTTTGTAGAGTGTAGTACACTAGTTAGTAGTACAAGTCTCCAACACTGCAGATAAAAACACAGAATTGGTTTTTTGATGTTGTCTTCTCGAAGTTATGGCAGTGTCCCTTCAGGTGATTACTgcaatctctctctctctctctctttcctgcacacatgttttaattttttggggtGGTGTTTAATAGTTTAACTATTCTGATTATTTTCTTGTAGAATAAAAATGAAGGGTAGTGGTAAAGAGATCCACGCAGAGCATCCTCTATTGATTGACAAGCTCTGATTTTGATGGCGTTTTGTAGTTCATCACCGTCTCTACCAGAAAAATACAAGAAACTGGTATCATCTTTTTTCAGTTCTCCCAAGTTGTTCGCCAATTTCACATCCAAAGTTTTGTTGTGTGAAACTGAGAATGCGATGAGTCCAACCTCTATACTCGATAGTAAGCCTTTATCTGGCTTCAAAAACCCTTTTAGGTCAGAAACAAACAGCCCCAGAACCCCAGTTGGCGAACACAAGCGTTACTGGGATAAACTTGATTCAAAGGGTCTTGTTGATGCTCTTGTTGATGACAACAAGCCTGGGGAAGTAACATCAAAGTCACAAAGCAGAATGATTCTCTTTGGATCCCAGCTCAAGATTCAGAATCCTCCACTGCCTCATCCAACAGTCTCTCCTCAATCACCTAAATCCGTGTTTGGTTCTGCCAATTCAACCCCTGAACCCTCCAAATCTTCGAGAGTTTTCACGGGATCTCTCTCTGCTAGTGAAATGGAGCTTTCAGAGGACTACACCCGAGTGATTTCTCACGGGCCTAACCCAAGAACTACTCACATATTTGATAACTGCATCGTTGAGAGTGGCTGTTTTGATTTTGGATGCTCTTCTTCTCCAATGGAAAATGTGTTTCTACCTCACCACACCAGTTATTCCACTGAAAACTTCATGAGCTTCTGTTTTTACTGCAATAAAAATCTTGGACAGGATATGGACATCTACATATAcaggtaattttattttatttttctgtatcCATCCATCCCCATAAACAACACCACTGTAATTTATGCAGTTGTGACAACCTCTTAAAGTTTTGCTACTTGATTTGGAAGCGTAAATGATGTGAATTGACAGAAAAATTTGACGTGTTTGTGAACTACAACTTTTAATCTCTGCATGAAATTTAAGATTGTATTATACTGTTGACCACTCCATGGACAAAGTATTATACTTTCAACCTCCCTTTTTGTATTGGCTTCAGATCACTTTGGCCTCTCCCAGTAGAATGTCAAGACAAATCCGATTCATGGAAAACACTCTGATGAAGTTTTTCTTTATTGGTGTTTTGAATTAGAATTTGCGTTTTTATCTGAACAATCTGTATAATCAAAGTTTATGTTAAACGTTAACATGAATCAGTGAGTTGAACCTTCAAGTTGGATCAGAGAATGACAAAAAGTATTTTACTGATTTTTTATCCAATAGCTTATAAACTGACAGCAAGATACTTCTGGGAAACTTTGAATCTAGCATTCACAAAGACAGAATATTTTGAACAAAACTCAGTGAAAATATGTTGGATATGAGCTTATGAGTGTAGTTGTGTGGTTTAAAATTCAGGGGCGAGAGGGCATTTTGCAGCCGGGAATGCCGTGACGAGGGAATGCTTTTGGAAGAGGGGATGAACAAATTGAAAGCTGGAGATGGATATGGGACATAGTTCAGTTCCTTTATACTAATCTACCTTCGTTCCTTACTTGCTTTGCTTCAAAGAACTTCTAATAATAACTCTTTGATTTTTGTTAGCTGGTTTTGCATAGATTCATTTTTGGGACATAAAGTGGTCCTTAAAGATCCTGGAACCACTGTACCTGGTTTTGTTCTTTCTGTTTCCCTCTTTCTGGGTGGTAGTAGTTCTGTAGAAGGTGGAAACGATTGAAAATGAAAGGCTGAAATAGTGTAGTAGAGAAGATTTTTATGGAAACCATGAATTAGGAGCATGCTATTTGATTTTGCATTGCTCTTAAAGTTATCAACAGTAATAATACATACTATATAATTACCGCACGTAAGACCAATCTCATTGTATCAtatcaactataatttttgAGGATCTGCACACTGCATTTGAGGAATTACTCTGCCAATTTCGAAAGGGAGAGTTAGAAGAAGCCAAATTGCTGTTTATCTTCATAAAAGAAGAAGACACTAACAATTATTATGGTCGTACCTTTATTTGGTTGATTGTTAGTTTTTGTACTCAACCACATTTTGTCCTCATGGCTCCTGTCCCACTTAGGAATGGTAATGTAGACCGGTCCGGTCCGTAAAAAGGTCCTCACATAATAGACTGACTCGTTTTTTTCTGCATAATTTATACGGACTGAAATCactgtattttaaaaatattttaaagataatttaaagataattttaatatattttaatattttaaaattaatgatcatgtgtatttaaaaatacagaaaaacaacaatagagaatccaaattccaTCCACTTATCTCGGTGTGATCATGGAAGAAAAAACCTGTTCTATAGGTATTTGGAAGTGGCCTTCAGTGAATTTCCTCTCACGCCATTGAAATTTCTCATTCATGAGGCTCTCTAGTCTTATCATTACCTTTTTACTTTCATCATAAAGACTTTTACTTCATATTTCTGGAAGCAATCACTGCAGCAGTTGACTTATCATTACCAACTGTTCTATTCACTTTcaattcttttctttcttttttcttcaccGTCCCCACTTCTGGGACGACAACTTCACTGGGCCTAGATCCCAAATCTTCAAAGTTTAATAATACACCTTTCTATTTTCACTTTGATAAATCTATAATTATTGTACTACACCGATCTAAAAACAGAATTTTGTTTGCCAAACAAACATTTCCAGAAGGAACATAATACCATTTTCTTAAATTCGTCATTTGAGAATCAAAGGAAAACAAAGTTCAAACATTTGAAACCAGAAACTGGAGATGGGTCTTGTTATGCTATGAATGCTTTGGTCACTGTCAGTTGTTTCTGTGTCAGAGACTTTATACCGTTGAGCTGACAAGTGGGATCAAACTCAAACTTCGAAGACCCCACACTCAGATCAAAGGTAaacaataactcaaatatttattaCCTTTTTACCAAAATTGTTAATAATCTCATCATATATAATATCAGAGGTAGTGTTGCTTCAAGTTCAACATCTTTGCGCATTATCGTACCTTCTCCCAACCAAGAAGGTAACGATAACCAATTATGCAGACACATTTTACAAACATCTTGTTTCTCGAAGTTGCAAATGTTCATCACCGTTTTACATGTAGCAttgttttttgttgtctttccaGAGTTTAAAACATGTATgttgttttctattcatttatCATGGAATATGCATTGTTCTAGAAGCTTTGATTATTGGATAAAATCACAGAAATTGTTCTACGCTAGTTGGTTTTAGTCAAAAAGGTTGAATTGAAGATGATGGCGTTGCTGGGACGACAAATTTATCAAAAGTACTTACATTACaggagagaaaaaagaaataaaattttattcatttttatataaactcaATTGCATAAGTTAAAAGAATAAAGTTTTAGATAAGATAAAagaaacaagtttttttttttaattaatttattgataaactaattttaatttgtgcatttttttctcaacaaaaataatttttacctgAATCAAATTAACTCATATTAATGTTCTATTCAGGTTTATAGGATAAAAAAGTTATCAAACCAAAACTTAGTTATgcttttatcaaatttaagtAATAATGAGTTAAATAACACTCAAAATCGTAacctttctaattttaaacaGTTTGCATGAGAGCCTCGCTAGGAGAAATTGACCTTATCAAATGAGGCCGGTCCACTTGTTTACAGGGCTTATTTTTGTTGGGCCTAATATGATTGGTCCAATATAAAtcactttatattttctttttataattttgtgtcaattttacaatttttttaaactatccAAAACTAAAAGTATAAGGACTCCGGATGGATAACctttaatgtaaattttttaccTAATTGATTAATCGAGTTGATGATTTTTAAAAgtgtaatatttattatgttaaaaatacttctaaaacaaatatttagaattttttatattttctgattgaaattttctaaaaataataagatactaacaatatttataatacaTACATAAATACCATTAcccaatattatttttattataattttgagaGGGAGTGAGAAGAATGGTAACGATATGAGAAAGAGATATTAAAGGAACAGTAATGATTATTGATTTGAAGTTTAGTGGTAATGAGGTAGCTCTATTTGAAAACTTAGGCATTAATCGGCATCAAATTATAATGACTAACTTAAGATGATGATGGGATagagttattttttgtttccattcaattttctttcttCCACTTATTTATCCTGAAAAAGGGGTGTACAATGATAATTGTATCACATACTATCAATATGCAATTCAAAGGTTCCAGAAATTCCATGGTCTTTCCAATTATTCAACTTTTGATGGGACATggacaatgaaaataaaaaaactttttgatcgttaattttttttacttaaccattatttttaaaattttaaataatattaattaatttcttattatttgtaCTTCTATTCTTCCCtaaatattgtattaatatatatatatatatatatatatatatatatatatatatatatattgtaaaacaaaaataaaaatacaaatagaaaatttatatatttatatttttttttcattttttaatttctaaaaaattaaattattattattataaaaataaataaaaataatttttatagtagacaatttgtatttattttgtatgagaattttattataaaaaattattttaatttaagaaaataattaaattaaaaaagtagcaaataagagaaaattattaaatttagaaaaaaacacttaaaatatatatttaagggttaaatggaaaaaatatatgtacacaaa encodes:
- the LOC114174704 gene encoding FCS-Like Zinc finger 8 encodes the protein MAFCSSSPSLPEKYKKLVSSFFSSPKLFANFTSKVLLCETENAMSPTSILDSKPLSGFKNPFRSETNSPRTPVGEHKRYWDKLDSKGLVDALVDDNKPGEVTSKSQSRMILFGSQLKIQNPPLPHPTVSPQSPKSVFGSANSTPEPSKSSRVFTGSLSASEMELSEDYTRVISHGPNPRTTHIFDNCIVESGCFDFGCSSSPMENVFLPHHTSYSTENFMSFCFYCNKNLGQDMDIYIYRGERAFCSRECRDEGMLLEEGMNKLKAGDGYGT